The Nocardia sp. BMG111209 genome includes a window with the following:
- a CDS encoding TetR/AcrR family transcriptional regulator, with translation MTAGRADARRNREHLVETARALLATETGKVPLETIARAAGVGIGTLYRHFPTREALVEAVYRAEVDRLCAGAAESAGTGPGDVALRAWMDRFGDYMAAKREIAGALRALVESGAITSSQTRQRISEAVQILLDVGAVDGTLRTDVPAEDVVVGLLGIFLVCGPDQRAQADRMMALLMDALRPRA, from the coding sequence GTGACCGCCGGGCGCGCCGACGCGCGACGGAACCGGGAACATCTGGTGGAGACGGCGCGCGCCCTGCTGGCCACCGAGACCGGGAAGGTGCCGCTGGAGACGATCGCGCGCGCCGCGGGCGTCGGGATCGGCACCCTGTACCGCCACTTCCCGACGCGCGAGGCGCTCGTGGAGGCGGTCTACCGCGCCGAGGTGGACCGCCTGTGCGCCGGCGCCGCCGAATCGGCCGGCACCGGACCCGGCGATGTGGCGCTGCGGGCCTGGATGGACCGGTTCGGCGACTACATGGCCGCGAAACGGGAGATCGCCGGGGCGCTGCGGGCCCTGGTCGAATCCGGCGCGATCACCAGTTCGCAGACGCGGCAACGGATTTCGGAGGCGGTGCAGATCCTGCTGGATGTGGGTGCCGTCGACGGCACCCTGCGCACCGACGTGCCCGCCGAGGACGTCGTCGTCGGCCTGCTCGGCATCTTCCTCGTCTGCGGCCCCGACCAGCGCGCGCAGGCCGACCGGATGATGGCCCTGCTGATGGACGCGCTGCGGCCGCGTGCCTGA
- a CDS encoding aldo/keto reductase, which translates to MTSDAQSARTTDRTGAPGGTALLGDRRVARIGFGAMQLVHRRVPPVDPDTAVAVLRRAIERGVDHIDTAQFYGAGACNRLIHTALAPYDDHLTIVTKIGAENDASGGLVPAQRPEQLRAQIHANLTELRVDRLPVVNLRRADIPPGIIATGDQAVGIEDQLAELIALRAAGLIGGIGLSNIGAATLRAALPADIACVQNVYNLLTRETAPVLDVCREHDIAWVPYFPLGSAGFAGWTTVVDDPTVRAVADRLRTTPAGVALAWLLADYDHTLLIPGTADLAHLDGNLAAGELVLDPDSRAELDALGGPVPAG; encoded by the coding sequence ATGACATCCGACGCCCAGTCAGCGCGCACCACCGACCGGACCGGCGCACCCGGGGGCACCGCACTCCTCGGCGACCGGCGGGTCGCCCGGATCGGATTCGGGGCGATGCAACTGGTCCACCGGCGGGTACCGCCGGTCGATCCGGACACCGCGGTCGCGGTGCTGCGCCGCGCGATCGAGCGCGGCGTCGACCACATCGATACCGCCCAGTTCTACGGCGCGGGCGCCTGCAACCGGCTGATCCACACCGCGCTCGCCCCCTACGACGACCACCTCACGATCGTCACCAAGATCGGCGCGGAGAACGACGCGTCCGGCGGGCTCGTCCCCGCGCAGCGACCCGAGCAGTTGCGGGCCCAGATCCACGCGAATCTCACCGAACTGCGGGTCGACCGGCTGCCGGTGGTGAACCTGCGCCGCGCGGACATCCCGCCCGGCATCATCGCGACCGGAGATCAGGCGGTCGGCATCGAGGATCAGTTGGCCGAACTGATCGCCCTGCGGGCGGCGGGCCTGATCGGCGGCATCGGGCTGAGCAATATCGGCGCGGCCACGCTGCGCGCGGCCCTGCCCGCGGACATCGCCTGCGTCCAGAACGTCTACAACCTGCTCACTCGCGAGACCGCGCCGGTACTGGACGTGTGCCGGGAGCACGACATCGCCTGGGTGCCCTACTTCCCGCTCGGCTCCGCGGGCTTCGCCGGTTGGACCACCGTGGTCGACGACCCGACGGTGCGGGCGGTGGCCGACCGGCTGCGCACCACACCCGCCGGCGTCGCCCTGGCCTGGCTGCTGGCCGACTACGACCACACCCTGCTCATCCCGGGCACCGCCGACCTCGCGCACCTCGACGGCAATCTGGCCGCCGGTGAGCTCGTACTCGACCCGGACAGCCGCGCGGAACTCGACGCGCTGGGCGGGCCGGTCCCGGCCGGATAG
- a CDS encoding TM2 domain-containing protein has translation MTDPYQQQPGYPTQGVPGSGPNPPVPPGYNPPPGADPQAPYGRNAQGEPYSDKSKLVAGLLQIFLGGFGVGRFYLGYTGIGIAQIAVTWLTCGIGALWPLIDGIMILVGKVRDPQGLPLQEN, from the coding sequence GTGACCGACCCCTATCAGCAGCAGCCCGGTTACCCGACGCAGGGCGTGCCCGGCAGCGGTCCGAATCCCCCCGTCCCGCCGGGCTACAACCCACCCCCGGGTGCGGATCCGCAGGCGCCCTACGGCCGCAACGCGCAGGGCGAGCCCTACTCGGACAAGTCGAAGCTGGTCGCGGGCCTGTTGCAGATCTTCCTGGGTGGATTCGGCGTGGGCCGGTTCTACCTCGGCTACACCGGCATCGGTATCGCGCAGATCGCCGTCACCTGGCTGACCTGCGGTATCGGCGCCCTCTGGCCGCTGATCGACGGCATCATGATCCTGGTCGGCAAGGTGCGCGACCCGCAGGGTCTGCCGCTGCAGGAGAACTGA
- the smc gene encoding chromosome segregation protein SMC produces MHLKSLTLKGFKSFASATTLRFEPGITCVVGPNGSGKSNVVDALTWVMGEQGAKALRGGKMQDVIFAGTAGRAPLGRAEVTLTIDNSDGALPIEYSEVSITRRMFRDGAGEYEINGNTCRLMDVQELLSDSGIGREMHVIVGQGQLSAILESRPEDRRAFIEEAAGVLKHRRRKEKAVRKLEAMQSNLARLTDLTTELRRQLKPLGRQAEVARRAASVQSDLRDARLRLAADDLVSRRRDLESQQSKEAFAREQHINVQAELDAANAALAQQEFELSRLNPAADAAAQTWFQLSALVERVNATIRIAHDRARNLAITQPAGGGRDPEQLEAEAARVEAEEAELLAAVEVATATLESARDQLYEREQAAKAAEQAHLAAVRAIADRREGLARLAGQVDTLRSRAQSADTEIARLSATLAEARRRGEAAEAEFESAQTELGELEAGEASLDSAYEHAAAALAAAEERVTELRERDREAGKKVASLSARIEALTMGLARKDGGAWLLEQHSDGLRGRVSDVLRAQSGYEAAVAAALGPLADAVAADGHHVAHAAIQALKSADGGRAAVIYAGFAHVDPAAPADAQRRASAAAGPEFRAGATNSAAPAGTRWLVEVIDCPAELSGAVATLAADTVVADDLTVVATVLAADPGLRVVTRDGDLAGSGWLLGGSDRAPSQLEVQAEIDTARTELESWQRQAEQLEAALSGALDEQSDRRDAADQALLALHESDQSMVATYDRLGRLGETARAAKTDSERLVVQRDDAEAARDENLTRLAELEDRLRHSESEQSELDSHADAGTETAGQQREQAAAALAEARSMEVEARLTVRTSEERAESVRGKADSLRRAARAERETRARAERAQAARRRAAEVAAAVAECAERVAAELETVVGTAAARRDDLVRRRTEVAATVDRVKERARALNTQLSQLTDAVHRDEVARAQSALRIEQLEQTIAEQFGIALDDLIAEYGPEVPMPPSALEVQEYEQAKERGEAVSPPQPMPYDRATEERRVKRAEKDLATLGKVNPLALEEFAALEERYNFLATQLEDVRKARQDLLDVVAEVDARILQVFAEAYEDVSREFVGVFGKLFPGGEGRLLLTDPSDMLTTGVEVEARPPGKKVKRLSLLSGGEKSLTAVALLVAIFRARPSPFYVMDEVEAALDDTNLRRLIGLFEQLREKSQLIVITHQKPTMEVADALYGVSMRGDGITQVISQRLRGDNLAATPA; encoded by the coding sequence GTGCACCTGAAGAGTCTGACGCTGAAGGGATTCAAGTCCTTCGCGTCCGCGACGACGCTCCGTTTCGAGCCCGGTATCACCTGTGTGGTGGGGCCCAACGGCTCCGGCAAGTCGAACGTCGTCGACGCGCTCACCTGGGTGATGGGTGAACAGGGCGCGAAGGCGCTGCGCGGCGGGAAGATGCAGGACGTCATCTTCGCCGGGACCGCGGGCCGGGCGCCGCTGGGCCGCGCGGAGGTGACCCTCACGATCGACAATTCGGACGGCGCGTTGCCGATCGAATATTCGGAAGTGTCGATCACGCGGCGAATGTTTCGCGACGGCGCCGGCGAATACGAGATCAACGGCAACACCTGCCGCCTCATGGATGTCCAGGAGTTGTTGTCCGACTCCGGTATCGGCCGGGAGATGCACGTCATCGTCGGCCAGGGCCAATTGTCGGCGATTCTCGAGTCCCGCCCGGAGGATCGGCGCGCCTTCATCGAGGAGGCCGCGGGTGTCCTGAAACACCGGCGGCGCAAGGAGAAGGCCGTCCGCAAGCTCGAGGCCATGCAGTCGAATCTGGCCCGGCTCACCGATCTCACCACCGAACTGCGCCGCCAACTCAAGCCGCTGGGGCGGCAGGCCGAGGTGGCGCGCCGCGCCGCGAGTGTGCAATCCGATCTCCGCGACGCCCGATTGCGTTTGGCCGCCGACGATCTCGTGTCGCGCCGGCGCGATCTGGAGAGTCAGCAGAGCAAGGAGGCGTTCGCCCGCGAGCAGCACATCAACGTGCAGGCCGAACTGGACGCCGCCAATGCCGCTCTCGCACAACAGGAATTCGAGCTGTCCCGGCTGAATCCGGCCGCCGACGCCGCCGCACAGACCTGGTTCCAGCTCTCGGCGCTGGTGGAACGGGTCAACGCCACCATCCGCATCGCCCACGACCGGGCCCGCAACCTCGCGATCACGCAGCCCGCCGGCGGCGGCCGCGATCCGGAGCAGCTGGAGGCCGAGGCTGCGCGGGTCGAGGCCGAGGAGGCGGAACTGCTGGCCGCCGTCGAGGTCGCGACCGCGACCCTGGAATCCGCGCGGGATCAGCTGTACGAGCGCGAACAGGCCGCGAAGGCCGCCGAACAGGCCCATCTGGCCGCCGTGCGCGCCATCGCCGACCGCCGCGAGGGCCTGGCCCGGCTGGCCGGTCAGGTGGATACGCTGCGCAGCCGCGCCCAGTCCGCCGACACCGAGATCGCCCGCCTCTCGGCCACCTTGGCCGAGGCCCGGCGGCGCGGCGAGGCGGCCGAGGCCGAATTCGAGTCCGCTCAAACCGAACTCGGCGAGCTGGAGGCGGGCGAGGCGAGTCTGGACTCCGCCTACGAGCACGCCGCCGCGGCGCTGGCCGCCGCCGAGGAGCGGGTCACCGAACTGCGCGAGCGCGATCGGGAGGCGGGGAAGAAGGTCGCCTCGCTGTCGGCGCGGATCGAGGCGCTCACCATGGGCCTGGCCCGCAAGGACGGCGGCGCCTGGCTGCTGGAACAGCACAGCGACGGCCTGCGCGGCCGGGTGTCCGACGTGCTGCGCGCGCAATCCGGTTACGAGGCCGCCGTCGCGGCCGCACTGGGCCCGCTCGCCGACGCGGTCGCCGCGGACGGCCACCACGTCGCGCACGCCGCGATCCAGGCGTTGAAGTCCGCCGACGGCGGCCGGGCAGCGGTCATCTACGCCGGATTCGCGCACGTGGATCCGGCGGCGCCTGCGGATGCGCAACGGCGGGCATCTGCCGCGGCGGGGCCGGAATTCCGTGCCGGCGCGACGAATTCGGCGGCGCCGGCGGGAACGCGGTGGCTGGTGGAGGTGATCGACTGCCCGGCAGAGCTTTCCGGTGCGGTCGCGACGCTCGCGGCCGATACCGTCGTCGCCGACGATCTGACCGTGGTGGCCACGGTGCTGGCCGCGGATCCCGGGCTGCGGGTGGTGACCCGCGACGGTGATCTGGCCGGGTCGGGCTGGTTGCTCGGCGGCTCCGACCGGGCACCCAGCCAGCTCGAGGTGCAGGCCGAGATCGACACGGCGCGAACCGAACTGGAGTCCTGGCAGCGACAGGCCGAACAGCTGGAGGCGGCGCTGTCCGGCGCGCTGGACGAGCAGTCCGACCGCCGGGACGCCGCCGATCAGGCGCTGCTGGCCCTGCACGAATCCGATCAGTCCATGGTCGCCACCTACGATCGGCTCGGCCGGCTCGGCGAGACCGCCCGTGCCGCGAAGACCGACAGCGAACGACTGGTGGTCCAGCGCGACGACGCCGAGGCCGCCCGCGACGAGAACCTGACTCGGCTGGCCGAGCTGGAGGACCGGCTGCGGCATTCGGAATCCGAACAGTCCGAACTGGATTCGCACGCCGACGCCGGCACCGAGACCGCCGGGCAGCAGCGCGAACAGGCCGCCGCCGCACTGGCCGAGGCGCGGTCGATGGAGGTGGAGGCGCGGCTGACCGTCCGCACCTCCGAGGAACGCGCGGAATCCGTACGCGGCAAGGCGGATTCGCTGCGCCGCGCGGCCCGCGCCGAACGCGAGACCCGGGCCCGCGCCGAACGCGCCCAGGCCGCCCGCCGGCGCGCGGCCGAGGTCGCCGCCGCCGTCGCCGAGTGCGCCGAACGGGTTGCGGCGGAACTGGAAACGGTGGTCGGCACGGCCGCCGCGCGCCGCGACGATCTGGTGCGCCGCCGCACCGAGGTCGCCGCCACCGTCGACCGCGTCAAGGAGCGCGCCCGCGCGCTCAACACCCAGCTGTCCCAGCTCACCGATGCCGTACATCGCGACGAGGTGGCCCGCGCCCAGTCCGCGCTGCGCATCGAACAGCTCGAACAGACCATCGCCGAGCAGTTCGGCATCGCGCTGGACGACCTGATCGCCGAATACGGCCCCGAGGTGCCGATGCCGCCGTCGGCGCTGGAGGTGCAGGAGTACGAGCAGGCGAAGGAGCGCGGCGAGGCGGTCAGCCCGCCGCAGCCCATGCCGTACGACCGCGCCACCGAGGAGCGCCGGGTCAAACGCGCCGAAAAGGACCTCGCCACCCTGGGTAAGGTGAATCCCCTTGCGCTGGAAGAGTTCGCGGCCCTGGAGGAGCGCTACAACTTCCTCGCCACCCAACTCGAGGACGTGCGGAAGGCCCGGCAGGACCTGCTCGACGTGGTCGCCGAGGTCGACGCCCGCATCCTGCAGGTCTTCGCCGAGGCCTACGAGGATGTGTCCCGCGAATTCGTCGGCGTGTTCGGCAAACTGTTCCCCGGCGGCGAGGGCCGGCTGCTGCTCACCGATCCGTCCGACATGCTCACCACCGGTGTCGAGGTGGAGGCCCGCCCGCCGGGCAAGAAGGTCAAGCGGCTGTCGCTGCTGTCCGGCGGCGAGAAGTCGCTGACCGCCGTGGCGCTGCTGGTGGCGATCTTCCGGGCCCGCCCGTCCCCCTTCTACGTGATGGACGAGGTCGAGGCGGCGCTCGACGACACCAATCTGCGCCGCCTGATCGGCCTGTTCGAGCAACTGCGGGAGAAGTCGCAGCTGATCGTCATCACCCACCAGAAGCCGACCATGGAGGTCGCCGATGCGTTGTACGGCGTCAGCATGCGCGGCGACGGGATCACCCAGGTCATCTCGCAGCGTCTGCGTGGCGACAATCTGGCGGCCACACCCGCGTGA